Genomic window (Bacillus vallismortis):
ACATTACATTTATTAGACCGGCAATGTTATATCAAGAGAGCGTAATTGTTTACTCCTTCATTTCTGTCGAAGACGGACGCATCCTTTTTAAAATGACGGCTGACGAAGATGCAGGTACAAAAGCCGTATTTGCATCAGGAGAATTAAGCTATGATGCTCATCAAAATGTCAAGCCCATAGAGAGTATTGATAGACACGAGATCATCAAGAGAAGCGCTTTTATCCATGAACATGATGAATGTTACCGACACTTCCGGGAAAACGGTTTTGACTATGGCCGCAGCTTTCAGTCAATTCAACGATTATGGGGCGGAGACACAGAAGCTCTGGCGCATTTAATACTACCTCAAGAAGCAGCACATACCTTTAATAACAATATACTGCCGCCGTCTCTGCTTGATGGGGCTTTGCAATCATTGTTTGGCATCACCGAAGGAAGAGAACGTGCTTTTGTATATGTACCTTATTCAATTGGTGAGATTTATATCCACCAGAAAGTACCGGAAGAATGCTGGGTGTATGCACGCAAAACAAGCCAAAAAGATCAATTCGAGTTTACTTACGATATTATGCTGGTGAATCATCAAGGAGACCTGCTTGTGCAACTGCAAAACGTAACACTTCGAAAAGGCGAGGTATTTTCAGATCGAGATCCGTATCAAAAGAAACAGGTTTCTTCCGTGACACAAGAAAAATTGACCGAGCTGCTCGGTCAATTGCAGGCTGGCGAGTTGACGACAGAGGAAGCTGATCATTTGCTTGCTCAAATGCTGGATTAACACTGGATGTTCAACAATGTAATTTGTAAAGGGGATGATATGTTTTATGAGCGTAACTCGTGATGTAAGAAAAAAAATACTTTCTGACATTAAAAGCGGCCTGATTTCCTTGGAAGAAGGAGTAATACGGATTAAGCAACTTGATTCTGGTATGGCTCAGCGAAGGGAACAGACTGTTTATTATAAGACGGATTGGCAGCCAGCTGATCTCGATTTAGATCCAAAAGACAGCCGAAGAGAGGGCAGTCTTTTATTATTTGATACAAATGAGGATTTGCATAAGGAACTGACTGTACGGCATGATAGAAGTATTATTTTAGTCATGCCTGGGAAAGAATTTCGACGTATTCGGAGTGGTGTGTTTGAAATCAACCCTCGGTCTGAAAAAGATTATACAAGCTTGTTTGCGTTACTGAAAGAAGAGAAAGCAGACATAAGGGAAGCCGTCCATCTATGGTCTGACCAACCGTTTAGCAGTAATGAGAAAGCGATTGAAAGACAATGTGACAGCGGGGTTTATTCTTTATTTTTATTAAACCGGGCTCTCTTCAAGAGTAAAATGCGCAAAAAAGTAAACGTATTGTATGCGTATTTTTCCGAGCGTTTAGGAGAACAGCCCCTTTATGCATCGGCAAGCGGCTTTTTGCGGACTTGGCAGCAGGAGAACCCGCTAATTTCGCCAAAAAGCATTGAATTAGAGCGGTCGGCTTTCGCAAACGGCAGCTTAGGCGATATTTTGATCAATGAACTGAGAGACTTCAGCTCTCCTGAGATCGAAATCCGTTACCAAGGAATGGAGAGATTTGTTAAACGCCTGATAACATATAAACCTGCAAACAAACATACAAGTGAGGAATATATACTGCGGGACAATGGTGTTTATATTATCACAGGAGGGGCGGGCGGATTAGGATTCACCTTTGCTGAATATTTGGCTCAACAAACCAAATGCCAGATTGTCTTAACGGGGAGATCACCTTTTTCAGACAAAATACAAAATAAGATAGCACAATTAGAAGCCTTAGGAGCCTCTTCTATTTATTTACAGGCTGACATTTCAATAAAAGAAGAGGCAGAATATATAATCAATGAAACCAAAAGAGCATATGGAAAGATAAACGGAATCATTCAAAGCGCGGGTATCATCCGCGACTCATTTCTTCATAAAAAAACAATAGAAGAATTCAATCAGGTGATTAAGCCGAAAGTATTGGGCACACTTTGGCTGGATGAAGCCACAAAGCAGGAGCGTCTCGACTTTTTTATTTGTTTTTCCTCTACTTCAGCCGTTTTAGGAAATATTGGACAGGCTGATTATGCATTCGGAAATAGTTATATGGATCATTTGATGAACATGCGTGCCGCTCAGAATCCGGGCAAAATGTTCCTATCTCTGAATTGGCCACTTTGGAAAGAAGTCGGCATGCAAGTAGATGAGCGCACGTTGGAGACGATGAAAAAATCGGGCTTTTATCCCTTGGAGAAAGAGGAGGGGATCAGAGCGTTTTCAGCAGGTTTGTCATCTGGGCTTTCCCAATTCACGGTATTTTGCGGAGATGATCATATAGACAGACATGTACATAAATTGTATGAACGTGATAGCGGTCTGCTTCAAGAAGAAACAACCGTCAGTGAGACGGTAAAGCCTGATAAAAAGCTGAAAGCTGACACTTTGACATTTATAAAAGAAATTATTTCAGCAGAATTCAGAATGCCAGCAGACAAAATAGACGCAGAGGCAGCGCTGGATAAATACGGACTTGACTCAGTCATGATCATCAATATAACCAATGAGCTGGAGAAGCATTTTGGTGCGCTTTCAAAAACCCTGTTATTTGAGTTTCAAACTGCATCCGAATTATCAGCTTATTTCATTGAAAAGCACCATGATGCTCTGGTTCATATGCTGAAATTAGGAGTAAACGACAGCGATAATGTTCAACAGGCGGCGGAAGCTGCTGATCCAGTAGTACCGAGCTTTCAACATAAATCAAAAGGGCTGGCTCATCAGTCAAACCTGAAAATAGCAGAAAAATATCAGGACAATGATATTGCCGTCATTGGAATCAGTGGCCGCTATCCGATGGCAAACGATCTTGACACTCTCTGGAGAAATTTAATGGAAGGGAAAGATTGTATAACTGAAATTCCTAAAGACCGCTGGGATTTTAGCCTGCATTATCAGCCGGAAGCTGATCATGACATAAAAAATCAAAGTAAATGGGGAGGATTTATTGATGACGTGTATCATTTCGATCCGTTGTTCTTCAATATTTCTCCGGCTGAAGCGGAGTTAATAGATCCTCAAGAAAGAATTTTTCTGGAAACAGTGTGGCATACCATAGAAGATGCGGGGTATGCGAAGAAAATGCTTGAAAGGAAAAATGTCGGCGTGTTTGCAGGTGTCATGTACGGGCAATATCAGCTGTACAGTGCTGGAAATCATGAGCAGGCCGTTTCTTCTTCATATGCATCCATCGCGAACAGAGTATCTTACTTTTTTAATTTCAGCGGACCTAGTATTGCTTTGGATACAATGTGTTCCTCGTCTTTGACTGCTGTTCATTTGGCATGTGAGAGTTTAATAACGAATGAATGTGAGCTTGCAATTGCCGGAGGAGTTAATCTTTCCATTCATCCTGATAAATATAAACTCCTCACTCAAGGCGGTTTTTTGTCCAGCGATGGTCGCTGCAGAAGCTTTGGATCTGGGGGAGACGGCTATGTTCCCGGGGAGGGAGCCGGTGCTGTTTTACTGAAGCCTGTAAAAAAAGCAATTGCTGACGGTGATCAAATTTATTCCATCATTAAGGCAACAGCTGTCAACCATGGGGCAAAGACGAATGGATATACTGTGCCTAACCCGACCGCTCAAAGTAAGGTGATTAGCAGAGCCCTGAAAAAAGGAAAGGTTGACCCGGAAAGTATCAGTTATATAGAAGCTCACGGCACAGGCACTGCATTAGGAGATCCGATTGAAATTGCCGGATTGCACAAAGTATTTGCCGATGCAATGACAGACAGAAAGACATGCGCAGTCGGGTCTATTAAATCTAATATCGGACATTTGGAGGCAGCTGCAGGCATAGCTGGAATTACAAAAGTAATATTACAAATGAAACATAAAACAATCGTTCCATCGCTGACTCATTCTTCTAAATTGAATGAGCATATTCAGTTTCAAGAAACGCCTTTCTATGTACCGGAAAGTCCTGAAAAATGGGTGTCTTCCGTTGCAGAGCGTGACGGAAAAAAAATATCAATTCCAAGGCGTGCAGGTATAAGTTCATTCGGAGCCGGAGGGGCAAATGCCCATATCATCTTGGAAGAGTACGTAAATAGTGAGAATGCCGTATTTGAAACAACCGAGCTAGAGCCGCTTTTATTTGTTTTTTCCGCCAAAAATGCTGAAAGACTGGTTGACTATGCAAAGGGTGCAGCGGAGTACATACAGTCAAAAGATTATACTTCAGATGCACTTAGGAATATAGCATATACTTTACAGACAGGCAGAGAAGAAATGGCATACCGATTGGCCGTCATTGCATCTTCAAAAGAGGAATTGATTAAGAAGCTTTTAGATTATTCACAGGGAAAAACATTATCAGAGCAGCTATTTACATCTGAACTTACATCCGTATCAAACACCATTGAATTTGAAAGTCATGAGACAGAAAAAGAAATTGAAAAAGCAATTGCAGAGAGAGATCTTTCAAGGGTTGCTGAGTTTTGGATCAGCGGATACACGATAAACTGGTCGTTCCTCTATGGAAATGACAAACCTAGACGGATTTCTGCACCGACATATCCATTTGCCAAAGAATTATGCAGAATAAGCGCCTCTAAACCTAGAAGCCGCCAAAAGGCAGATGCAATTGATGTTCTGCATCCGCATATTAACTGCAATGTTTCAGATTTTAATGACCAAAAGTTCAATATAAATGTCAAAGGTGATAATTTATACGTAAAAGCAAAACACGATGAAAGGATGTTTCCGTATCTTTTACAAATAGAAATCGCGAGGGCGGCAGGAGAAATAGCTTCAGGGCATCCGATTACTCGATTGACAAATCTTTCTATTTCAAAACCGATCGTACAAAGCGGTCTAAATGACCAAATTCAAATTGTGCTGGCACCGGAAGGCGATACTGCTTCATTTTTTATAAAAGATCAGAATGAATCATCATTTTATTTCTCCGGCAAACTTGTATTAGAGGGGCTTAAGGAAAAGGGACAATTTATCAATATTAAACCGTTTATGTCAGAGTATACTGACTGGATATCAGGAGAAGCGTTTTATCATCGGCTTGCTGAAAACGGCTATGATTGTAGCAGTAAACTTAAAGGCATAGACCGTTGCGTGATACGGGACGGAAAGGCGCTTACAATCTTAAAGGCAAGCGACAAGGCAGAGGGTTATACGCTCGATCCCGCTGTTCTTGAAAGTGCTTATCAGACGATATTATGTCTCTTAGAGAAAAATACGGGGACAGTACCTAAAACAGTAGAAGAGTGTACCATTTTTGATGAAGAGGCCAAAGCTGTATATGCATACGCAGTACCAAGTGAATATGGCAAATCGTCTTATCACGTATTTCTGTTAGACGGTAACGGACGGGTGCTTGTAGAGCTTAAGGGACTGACTGTAAATCCACAGCCGCATACTGAGGTGAATTATTGTTTGCAGAAGTGGGTGCAAAAGAACCTTTCCCCTGTGAAAGTTGGAAATGAAAATGCAGGTACGATCTTGTTGTTTGCAAATGATAAAGAAATTGCTGAGGCGCTAATAGACCAATCTGCCTACCGGATAATTCTTGTAACGCCGTATCAACGACAGCTTATAAAGAATGCTCTGACATTTAGCATAGACCCTAAAATACCGTCAGATTATAATCGTTTGTTTGAAAAATTAGAAAAAAACAAGATGCTCCCAGACATTGTTCTGCATACAGGGGGAGATTTTGATGCAGGCGAACATCCGGTTAGAGGACTGTATTCGGTCTTTCATTTATTAAAGGCGCTGAGTGACCGAAAAAATTTATCTCTTAAACATTTACTGATTACTCAGTCTTATAGAGAAGATATGAGTGATCCTTTTGGTGAGACTTTACCAGGTTATTTGAAAACGATAAACATGGTGCTGCCTTCTGTAGAGCATGCTGTATCAATCAGCTTTTCTGAACATATTTCAGCCGACAAGCAGGCTGAACACTGCCTTCAAGAAATTGTATCTGCAAAAGGCCATATTACTGCTGAAGAAGTCAAATATGTAAAGGATATAAGGTATGTCAAAACCCTGGAAGATAGAGCGCTAACGAATGCAGGCGGCATAATGCTTAAAAATAAAGGGGTTTATATGTTAACAGGCGGTTTAGGCGGTCTTGGAATGACATTTGCTAAATATTTGGCGTCTGAATATAAGGCGAGATTAGTGTTAACGGGAAGGTCAGCGTTAACAGCTGAAAAACAGCATGAAATTGAAAAATTAAAGGCACATGGTGCTGCCGTGCTGTATTTTCAAGCTGATGTAACAGATAAAGATGCGATGAAACAGGTATTAGATGAAACGAAACGGAACTGGGGACCCCTTCAAGGTGTTATTCACGCAGCTGGTCATGCTGATGATCGTCTATTTACGGAAATGAGTCTCGCTGATTTTTCGAAGGGGCTGGCTGCTAAAATTGAAGGGACGATATGTTTAGATCAAATAACGAAAGAAGAACCGCTCGACTTCTTTGTGGTGTTTTCTTCCATCTCTTCGATATTTGGTGACTTTGGACAGGTTAATTATTCGTTAGGTAATTATTTCCAAGATCGATATATCCACTGGCGAAATGAAAAGAGTCTAAAGCATGAGAGACAGGGTAGAAGCATTTCAATTAATTGGCCATTATGGCGAGAAGGCGGCATGCATTTAAGTAAAGAAGCTGAATCTGCATACCTTTTAACTTCGGGGTTCCGCTATTTAGAAACAGAAGACGGAATAACAGCATTTGAGGCAATCTTATCAAATGAAGATCTGCAAATAGCCGTGCTTACTGGTAACAACGGCAGGTTTACAGCAGCTGATGATAAGTCTATTCAAGAATTAACAGCTGAGTTGGATCAAGAAAAAGGTGATTATACACAATTATTTAGACAGGCTCATGTATTAGATGAGTTGAAACGGATGGTGTCTGAATTACTGAAAATTAATATCGATCGCTTGGATATATCAGAGAATTTCGGCAATCTTGGCTTCGATTCCATCAGTTTGAAAACTTTCTCCGTCCAAATAAACCAAAGATATAAGCTGGAATTAACACCGGCGATTTTCTTTACTTATAGTAATATCGAATCGCTTTCTGACTTTATAATTGGTGAACTGCCTGTGGAAGCTAAAGAAAATGTGAAATCTGATATAGATATTCAAGAAAAAAGAGAATCACGGCACACTGAGAAGTTGAAAAAGTCTGAAATCCGCTTTCCGCCTGCAAAAAAGCAAACAGGTCAGTTAAAAAAGCCTCTGCAGAAAGAACCGATTGCAATTATCGGAATGAGCTGCGTTTTTCCCGGAGCAAAAAATTCGGGTGAATTCTGGTCAAACTTGATCAACGAAAAAGATATGATTCAGGAAATTCCGCTCGAGCGGTGGGATTGGAAAAACTATGCAGATAACGAAGCAAACAGCCGTATAAATTCTAAATGGGGCGGTTTTATCACGGATGTTGATAAATTTGATGAATCTTTTTTCAACGTGAATCCTCGAGAAGCTGAACTTATGGACCCGCAGCACAGAATATATTTAGAAGAAACTTGGAAAGCGATAGAAGATGCGGGTTACAAGGCATCAGAACTGTCAGGCAAAAACATCGGAGTGTTCACCGGCATTCAATTTAATGATTATCGCCAACTGTTAATGAAGCATTTAGACAAGGCACATGCATTAGTTGGAACTGGAAACAGCCAGGCGCTCATCAGTAATCGGGTATCTCATTATTTTAATTTCAGAGGTCCAAGTGAATCTATTGATACAGCCTGCTCAAGCAGTCTTGTTGCCATCCATAGAGCAGTGAGTTCGATTCAAGCTGGTGAAAGCGAGCTGGCAGTAGCCGGAGGCGTGTCATTGCTATTAGATCCCGTGACCCACTTATATACAGATAAACTTGGAATTTTGTCCGCAGATGGCAGATGCAAAACGTTTGATAAGCTTGCCAATGGTTATGTTCGAGGTGAAGGTGCAGCTGTGCTGCTGCTAAAGCCTCTGCAAAAAGCTATTGATGACAAGGACAATATTTACGGAGTATTGAAAGGAACCGGTGAAAATCACGGGGGGAGAGCTGCTTCGCTGACCGCCCCAAATCCGGAAGCTCAAGCAGCGCTGTTAACATCAGTTTATCAAAATGCCGGTATTCCTGCTGAAACAGTATCCTATATAGAAGCACATGGAACCGGTACGGAACTTGGAGATCCAATTGAAATCGAGGGCTTAAAAAAAGCTTTTGTATCCCTTAAGTCGGACAGCACAAGAAATACGGACCAATATTGCGGAATCGGTTCTGTGAAAACCAATATCGGACATTTAGAGCCTGCTTCAGGGATGCCGGGTCTGATAAAAGTATTGTTCGCCATGAAGCATAAAATCCTGCCGGCTACCCTGCATGTTAAGGAGTTGAACCCTTACATTCAGTTAACTGGAACGCCATTTTATATTGTGAATAAAACAATAAAGTGGAATAGATTGATAGATTGGGAAGGAAACGAAATTCCCCGTCGAGCGGGAGTCAGCTCATTTGGATTTGGAGGAACTAATGCCCATGTCATTGTAGAAGAATTTGAGGAAAGCCAGGAAAATCAAGTAAATAGGGAACAAGAACATGTAATTGTGCTCTCAGCTAAATCAAAAGAAAGATTAATTGCTTACGCCAAAGATTTTTCAAGCTTTTTAAAAGAGAAGCAGACAACTGGCCGGTACGGAGAGCCTAAGGTGAGAGAGCATAATCTACGAGAAGAAATCAGAATAGAGGCAGCAAAAATCCTAAGTTTAGATGCAGATGAAATAGACATGGAGACACATTTAACAGACTTGGGATTTGATCCGATGACCTTAACTGCATTAAGCTCTTTCATCAGCACAATATCCGGGAAAGAGGTCCCGATTGGCATATTTACAGAGCAACCAACACTCAACGATTTGTTCCATTATATCTGTCATGAATCGAATATGCCTGTTGACAATCAGGTTACATCTCAGCATGGAGATCAAGCAGGGTACAGCCTTGAACAAATAGCTTACACGCTTCAAACCGGCCGTGAATCGTTCGAATCGCGTCTTGCTATTATTTGTTCAAGCTTAGAGGAGCTTTCTGAAAAGATAAACGGTTACCTTCAGGGGGAAGATCTACAAGAGGTTTTTGAAGGAAATGCTAGAGAATTTCATAAAGTGTATTTCCCGATTTTTGATGGACCCGAGGGTCACTCATATATTCAATCGCTAATTCAAAAAAGAAAATTGACAAAACTGGCTCAAATGTGGACGATCGGTTATGAAATCAGTTGGGGAGATCTGTATGAGGGAGAAAATAAACCTATGAGACTTTCCCTTCCAGTCTATCCTTTCAGAAAAAACAGACATTGGATTAAACAAGAATTTACGCCTCAGGCTGAAAGACCTTCAATAATGCCGGCGGTTCACAAATCAAATGAAGAAAGCTCGGATGTTAAAATTATATCGCTTCTTGAAAAAGCACAATCAGGTGAGGTTAATACGAAGGATACAACAGAGCTGATAGAGGAGTTGCTTTTACATGAATGAACAAACTATACAAATTGAACAAATAGTTAGGAAAGTGAAAGAACGAGAGCTGACTCCTGAAGAGGGATTGGGACTAATTAAAGGTTTGGGTAAAACGCATATTTATGAAAAGGAATGGGTAAAATATATCTTTCAACGTACTGGGCAGCCTCGTCAGATGACAGAGCCAATTTTATTTTTGGCCAGTGACGAAAGTTTGTACAGCGTAATGAAGAGACAATTAGAAGGCGCCGCGGCGCCTTTTATTTATGTTTCTCCCGGAGACCGATTCGAAGCTGGCCGAAATGGCTGTTTTAAAATGAATTTTACACAAAAAGAAGATTATGAAGCTTTGTGCCGTGCGCTTGTCTCTCAGAATATAAAGCCTCGGCATATTGTTCATTTCCTCTCGGTCGGGGCATTTCGTGACACGGACAAGACAATGAGAGAGCAGCTCGATAAAAGCCTGTATTCTGTATTTTATTTGCTGCAAGCCATAATGGAGAATAAACTTTGTCCGAAAGCAGAGGTCTTATATTTATATGAAAATGTCCAGGGAGAGGCTCAGCCTATTTATAGAGCGGTTGAGAGTTTCCTCAAGACCGTTCAAGCCGAAAACCCGAATTTTAGGTGTAAGACTGCAGAATTGAAGGCGATGAGTAATGAGCCGTTTACAAAGGAACTTATCGCTGATGTCATTTTTTGTGAATGGAATAATCAATGTGTATCGAGCAGTTTTACATGTTATGACCCAAGACATTATTATATACAGCAAGTTAAAAAAGTGAATAAAGGTGGATCCCCGGAAAATAACTTTAACATCAAAGAGAACGGTGTGTATTTGATTACGGGAGGTGCCGGCGGTCTTGGGTTTCTATTCGCGGAATATTTGGCGAAACGGGCAAAAGTTAATCTTATATTGACTGGCCGTTCACCGAGCTCTATGGAAATAGAGCAAAAAATTAACACGCTGAAAAAGCTCGGGGCTGAAGCTGTTTATATCCCAGCAGATATATCGAAGGAAAAAGAGACCGACATATTAATTGATCAGATCCGGCGGACATTTGGAAGATTAAACGGCATTTTACACAGTGCCGGACTTGTAGATGATGCATTTGTTATTAAAAAGAGGAGAGACAGAATAGAAAAGGTCATCGCACCCAAAGTATTTGGAACCGTTTGGCTTGACAAAGCTGCGAAAGGGGAATCTCTTGATTTCTTCGTCATGTTTTCGTCCCTGTCCTCCATCCTGCCTAATGCGGGCCAAAGCGATTATGCATTTGCAAATGGCTGTATGGACAGTTATACCGATTACAGGATCATGAAGAATCGTCCGGGAAAAACTCTCTCTATTAACTGGCCGTTATGGAGCGCAGGGAATATGTCAGTCGGTCCGAGAGAGTTGCAAGTTTTAAGGGAAACCGGTTTGGATCTTTTATCAGCGGAATCCGGTCTTGCCTTCTTTCAGAATTGTATGAGCAGCAATGCTTCTCAGCTGGCAGTTATTAACGGAAGTGAAGAAAAGATCTTCCAATTGCTTTCGGTTGATAATACAGAGACAGATGTAACATCCGAATCTGATCACGAACTTCCTCAAATTAGTGAAAATCAATTAAAAAAGCAAACGGTCTGTCTATTGAAAGAAATCATCGGAGCTGAGACTGGGAGACCAACTGACAATATTTTGTCCGGGGATACGTTCGACCGCTACGGTATTGATTCCTTAACGATCTTAGGACTAACTTCCAGGCTAGAAAAACACTTTGGCAGTGTATCTAAGACTTTATTTTTTGAATACAGCAGCATCGACCAGTTAGCGGAGTATTTTTTAGAACATCATTATGACAAGTTAGTCAAGGCTTTTTCGCCGCAGTCAGAACAGAGAAGGAACATAACGGCCGAAAAAAAACAACTGAAGCAACGAGGACGCTGCAGATCCTCAGCGGTTACCGAAGAAGATATTGCAATTATCGGCATAGCCGGACGTTATCCGATGGCTGAGAATGTAGAAAAGTTTTGGGATAATATTGCCTCGGGGAAAGATTGTATAACGGAAATCCCAAGCGAACGCTGGGATCATCGAAGATACTTTAATACTGGTGAAAAAGCTCGTCATAAAAGTAAATGGGGAGGTTTTATTAAAGACGCTGATAAGTTCGATCCGCTGTTTTTCTCAATTTCTCCTCATGATGCCGAGTTAATAGATCCGCAAGAACGGTTGTTTTTAGAAACTGCATGGCACACATTTGAGAATGCCGGTTATACAAGGGGAAAATTAAAACGGTATAAGACAGGTGTATTTGTAGGAGTGACATACAGTCACTATCAGCTTTTTACAGCA
Coding sequences:
- a CDS encoding SDR family NAD(P)-dependent oxidoreductase, giving the protein MSVTRDVRKKILSDIKSGLISLEEGVIRIKQLDSGMAQRREQTVYYKTDWQPADLDLDPKDSRREGSLLLFDTNEDLHKELTVRHDRSIILVMPGKEFRRIRSGVFEINPRSEKDYTSLFALLKEEKADIREAVHLWSDQPFSSNEKAIERQCDSGVYSLFLLNRALFKSKMRKKVNVLYAYFSERLGEQPLYASASGFLRTWQQENPLISPKSIELERSAFANGSLGDILINELRDFSSPEIEIRYQGMERFVKRLITYKPANKHTSEEYILRDNGVYIITGGAGGLGFTFAEYLAQQTKCQIVLTGRSPFSDKIQNKIAQLEALGASSIYLQADISIKEEAEYIINETKRAYGKINGIIQSAGIIRDSFLHKKTIEEFNQVIKPKVLGTLWLDEATKQERLDFFICFSSTSAVLGNIGQADYAFGNSYMDHLMNMRAAQNPGKMFLSLNWPLWKEVGMQVDERTLETMKKSGFYPLEKEEGIRAFSAGLSSGLSQFTVFCGDDHIDRHVHKLYERDSGLLQEETTVSETVKPDKKLKADTLTFIKEIISAEFRMPADKIDAEAALDKYGLDSVMIINITNELEKHFGALSKTLLFEFQTASELSAYFIEKHHDALVHMLKLGVNDSDNVQQAAEAADPVVPSFQHKSKGLAHQSNLKIAEKYQDNDIAVIGISGRYPMANDLDTLWRNLMEGKDCITEIPKDRWDFSLHYQPEADHDIKNQSKWGGFIDDVYHFDPLFFNISPAEAELIDPQERIFLETVWHTIEDAGYAKKMLERKNVGVFAGVMYGQYQLYSAGNHEQAVSSSYASIANRVSYFFNFSGPSIALDTMCSSSLTAVHLACESLITNECELAIAGGVNLSIHPDKYKLLTQGGFLSSDGRCRSFGSGGDGYVPGEGAGAVLLKPVKKAIADGDQIYSIIKATAVNHGAKTNGYTVPNPTAQSKVISRALKKGKVDPESISYIEAHGTGTALGDPIEIAGLHKVFADAMTDRKTCAVGSIKSNIGHLEAAAGIAGITKVILQMKHKTIVPSLTHSSKLNEHIQFQETPFYVPESPEKWVSSVAERDGKKISIPRRAGISSFGAGGANAHIILEEYVNSENAVFETTELEPLLFVFSAKNAERLVDYAKGAAEYIQSKDYTSDALRNIAYTLQTGREEMAYRLAVIASSKEELIKKLLDYSQGKTLSEQLFTSELTSVSNTIEFESHETEKEIEKAIAERDLSRVAEFWISGYTINWSFLYGNDKPRRISAPTYPFAKELCRISASKPRSRQKADAIDVLHPHINCNVSDFNDQKFNINVKGDNLYVKAKHDERMFPYLLQIEIARAAGEIASGHPITRLTNLSISKPIVQSGLNDQIQIVLAPEGDTASFFIKDQNESSFYFSGKLVLEGLKEKGQFINIKPFMSEYTDWISGEAFYHRLAENGYDCSSKLKGIDRCVIRDGKALTILKASDKAEGYTLDPAVLESAYQTILCLLEKNTGTVPKTVEECTIFDEEAKAVYAYAVPSEYGKSSYHVFLLDGNGRVLVELKGLTVNPQPHTEVNYCLQKWVQKNLSPVKVGNENAGTILLFANDKEIAEALIDQSAYRIILVTPYQRQLIKNALTFSIDPKIPSDYNRLFEKLEKNKMLPDIVLHTGGDFDAGEHPVRGLYSVFHLLKALSDRKNLSLKHLLITQSYREDMSDPFGETLPGYLKTINMVLPSVEHAVSISFSEHISADKQAEHCLQEIVSAKGHITAEEVKYVKDIRYVKTLEDRALTNAGGIMLKNKGVYMLTGGLGGLGMTFAKYLASEYKARLVLTGRSALTAEKQHEIEKLKAHGAAVLYFQADVTDKDAMKQVLDETKRNWGPLQGVIHAAGHADDRLFTEMSLADFSKGLAAKIEGTICLDQITKEEPLDFFVVFSSISSIFGDFGQVNYSLGNYFQDRYIHWRNEKSLKHERQGRSISINWPLWREGGMHLSKEAESAYLLTSGFRYLETEDGITAFEAILSNEDLQIAVLTGNNGRFTAADDKSIQELTAELDQEKGDYTQLFRQAHVLDELKRMVSELLKINIDRLDISENFGNLGFDSISLKTFSVQINQRYKLELTPAIFFTYSNIESLSDFIIGELPVEAKENVKSDIDIQEKRESRHTEKLKKSEIRFPPAKKQTGQLKKPLQKEPIAIIGMSCVFPGAKNSGEFWSNLINEKDMIQEIPLERWDWKNYADNEANSRINSKWGGFITDVDKFDESFFNVNPREAELMDPQHRIYLEETWKAIEDAGYKASELSGKNIGVFTGIQFNDYRQLLMKHLDKAHALVGTGNSQALISNRVSHYFNFRGPSESIDTACSSSLVAIHRAVSSIQAGESELAVAGGVSLLLDPVTHLYTDKLGILSADGRCKTFDKLANGYVRGEGAAVLLLKPLQKAIDDKDNIYGVLKGTGENHGGRAASLTAPNPEAQAALLTSVYQNAGIPAETVSYIEAHGTGTELGDPIEIEGLKKAFVSLKSDSTRNTDQYCGIGSVKTNIGHLEPASGMPGLIKVLFAMKHKILPATLHVKELNPYIQLTGTPFYIVNKTIKWNRLIDWEGNEIPRRAGVSSFGFGGTNAHVIVEEFEESQENQVNREQEHVIVLSAKSKERLIAYAKDFSSFLKEKQTTGRYGEPKVREHNLREEIRIEAAKILSLDADEIDMETHLTDLGFDPMTLTALSSFISTISGKEVPIGIFTEQPTLNDLFHYICHESNMPVDNQVTSQHGDQAGYSLEQIAYTLQTGRESFESRLAIICSSLEELSEKINGYLQGEDLQEVFEGNAREFHKVYFPIFDGPEGHSYIQSLIQKRKLTKLAQMWTIGYEISWGDLYEGENKPMRLSLPVYPFRKNRHWIKQEFTPQAERPSIMPAVHKSNEESSDVKIISLLEKAQSGEVNTKDTTELIEELLLHE